One Buteo buteo chromosome 31, bButBut1.hap1.1, whole genome shotgun sequence genomic region harbors:
- the LOC142026126 gene encoding olfactory receptor 14A16-like, whose translation MSNSSSITEFLLLAFANVRELQLLHFWLFLGIYLAALLGNGLVITTIACDHHLHTPMYFFLLNLSLLDLGSISTTVPKAMANSLWNNRAISYAGCAAQVFLLVFLISAECFLLTVMAYDRYVAICKPLHYGTLLGSRACVHMAAAAWGCGFLNAALHTANTFSLPLCQGNAVDQFFCEIPQILKLSCSDAYLREAGVLVVSVSLVFGCFVFIVLSYVQIFRAVLRIPSEQGRHKAFSTCLPHLAVVSLFISTGSFAYLKPPSISSPSLDLLVAVLYSVVPPVVNPLIYSMRNHEIKDALRKPMTGCFQKQ comes from the coding sequence atgtccaacagcagctccatcaccgagttcctcctcctggcgTTTGCCAACGTtagggagctgcagctcttgcacttctggctcttcctgggcatctacctggctgccctcctgggaaACGGCCTCGTCATCACCACCATAGCCTGTGACCACCACCTCCACacacccatgtacttcttcctcctcaacctctccctcctcgacttgggctccatctccaccactgtccctAAAGCCATGGCCAACTCCCTCTGGAACAACAGGGCCATCTCCTATGCAGGATGTGCTGCCCAGGTCTTTCTGTTAGTCTTTTTGATCTCAGCAGAgtgttttcttctcactgtcatGGCCTATGACCGCTACGTCgccatctgcaaacccctgcactacgggaccctcctgggcagcagagcttgtgtccacatggcagcagctgcctggggctgtgggttCCTCAATGCTGCACTGCAcactgccaatacattttcactacccctctgccaaggcaatgctgtggaccagttcttctgtgaaatcccccagatcctcaagctctcctgctcagaTGCCTACCTCAGGGAAGCTGGGGTACTTGTGGTTAGTGTCAGTTTAGtctttgggtgttttgttttcattgtactGTCCTAtgtgcagatcttcagggctgtgctgaggatcCCCTCCGAGCAGGGacggcacaaagccttttccacgtgcctccctcacctggctGTGGTCTCCTTGTTTATAAGCACTGGCAGTTTTGcctacctgaagcccccctccatctcctccccatccctggacctgctggtggcAGTTCTGTACTCGGTGGTGCCTCCAGTCGTGAACcccctcatctacagcatgagaAACCATGAGATCAAGGATGCCCTGAGAAAACCAATGACTGGATGCTTTCAAAAGCAATAA